The Streptomyces sp. NBC_00510 genomic interval CCGCCGCCATCCTCGCCCAGCAGCACCCGGACTGGACCGGCGACGACATCAAGGACGCGCTGGTCTCCTCGACGACGCCCGGCGGGTACACGCCCTTCGAGCAGGGCTCGGGCCGGGTCGACCTGCGCAAGGCGATCAAGCAGACCGTCGTCGCCCGCGAGACCTCGCTCTCGTACGGACTCGCGCAGTGGCCGCACACCGACGACCAGCCGCTCGCGAAAAACCTCACGTACCGCAACTCGGGCGACTCCCCGGTCACCCTGAAGCTGACCGTGGACGCCACCGGACCTGACGGCACCCCCGCGCCCGCCGGGATGTTCACCACCGACGGCCAGGTCACCGTCCCGGCGCACGGCGAGGCGACCGTGAAGGTCACCGCCGACACCCGCCTCGGCGGTGACACGACCGGTGCCTTCACCGGGCGGCTCACGGCGACCGGCGACGGGCAGACCGTCGGCACCGCGCTGGCCGTGGACCGCGAGTCGGAGATGTACACCGTCACGGTGAAGCCCCTGGACCGCAAGGGCGAGCCCGCGCCCGCCCCCGCCTGGGACGCCCAGCTGCAGGGCCTGTCGGGGCTCGCCAAGGGCGCCAGTGCCGTGCTGTACGGCGACACGTACTCGGTGCGTCTCCCCAAGGGCCGGTACTTCCTCAACAGCATGGTCCGCGTGGACCCGGAGGGCACCTACAGTCAGGGCGGTGACTGGTTCAACCAGCCCAACCTCGACCTCACCCAGGACACCACGGTGACGGTGGACGCACGCACCGCCAAGGCGCTCGACATCACCGTCCCCGACCGTTCCGCCCAGCAGATATTCGGCCACTTCAGCGCGGGCATCGAGCTGCCCGACGGCTCCGACACCCTATACGGGGTCTTCACCAGCTCCCTCGCGAAGTACCGCACCGCCCACCTCGGCCCCAAGGCGCCCGCGGGCGACACACTGACCCAGCAGCTCGCGGTCAGCTTCGCCACCGGCGTCAACGGCCACGACGAGTACAGCCTGGTGTACCAGCCGACCGGTGACCGCTACCTCACCGGTTTCACCCACCACGCCAAGTCCGGGGAGTTCGCCAAGGTCCAGGTGAAGCTCGGAGCACCGGCGAAGGGCAAGTTCGGGTTCGTCACGCCGATCACCGAGGGCGGTGCCGGCCTCGGTGCCGTACACGGCCTGCCCTACACCGGCACCCTGCACCTGCTCTCGGGGACCAACGCGTGGCAGCTGGGCTTCATGCAGGTCGACGCGAACGACTCCTACGAGTCCAGCTATGACGCACTCGCGAGGACGTTCAAGCCCGGGCGCTCCTACGAGCACGTGTTCAACGTCGGTGTCTTCGGGCCGGATCTCCCGGAGGGCGCCGGACTCATCGGGCTGCTCCGGGCGGACGAGGCGATCGACGGGCGGCTTCCGCTCTTCTCGGACAGCGAGGGGAACTTCAGCAACAACCACTCGCCGATCGAGAGCGCGCGAACGTACCTCTACCGCAACGGCGAGCTCGTCAACATCAGCCTCAACCCGTTGGACGTCTTCTATGTCGCGGAGAACGAACGTGCCGACTACCGGCTGACCACCTCGGTCAAGCGCGGCACGGTCGCCGACGTCTCCACGAGCCTGACCGCGAGCTGGACGTTCTCCTCCGAGTACGCTCCGGGGATCACCAAGCTCCCGACCTCCGTCGTGCGCTTCACCCCCGCCCTGTCCCTCGACAACACGGGCAAGGCCCGGGGCAAGACGTGGGTGCCGGTGACCGTCCACGGCACCGCTGCGGGCCGGAACCTCAAGTCCCTGAGCGTGTGGGCCTCCTACGACAAGGGAGTCAACTGGCAGAAGCTCAACGTCTGCGACGGCCGGGTCCAGGTCACCAACCCCAAGGCCGGCGGCAGCGTCTCGTTCAAGGCCCAAGCCGTGGACAAGCAGGGCAACACCGTCGACGAGACCATCATCGACGCCTACCTGACGAAGTAACCCGCCCCCGCAGGACCGGAACCGCGGCCCAGGGCTCACGCCCGCCGCGGTTCCGGCCTACCGGAGCCACTGCAACGACCTCCGGCCACACCGGGCCCGCAACCAGCCCGGGCCGGCCTGTTTCGGGGTTGGTGGCCTGGTGTCGTGGCATGGCGGCGCCGTGGCGCGTACTGCGCGCCACGGCGTCGTGGTGTTGTGGCGGATCAGCCGCGCCCAGGTGTGGTGTCACCTGGGCGCGGCCGTCGGGGTTCAGCAGGTGGCGTTCAGGCCGGCCCAGTTGGCGCGGTCGTTGTAGCCGCCGTCGCCGGCGTCGCCGACCACGAGGTCGAGGACCCGGACGCCGGTCAGGTCGACGTCGGCCTGGCGGGTGTCGTCGCGGGTCAGGACACCGCTGTCGAACAGCACCTTGCCGTCACCGATGACCTGGAAGGTCGACGTGCCGCCTTCCGGGCCGACGTTGCGCACCGCGTCGTCGATGCCGACGGTGGTGGTGAGCCGGCTGCACTGGTCGCCGAGGTAGTAGCGGATGGTGGAGGGCGAGGCGACCCCGATACCGGTCGGGTGGACCTGGCCGAGCATGCTGATCGGGGACCAGCCGCCGACGCTGAGGTCGACCGTGGGGCTCATCCATCCGCTGGTGGCGCTGATCCACTGGTGGTGGGACAGCACGACGTCGCCGTCCGGTGCGGCCGGTGCCACCACGACGGGCGCGGTCGTCTCCTGCTGCAGCCGTTTCTTGCCAATCACCTCGTACGACGTGGTGGCGGTCAGCGCGGTGCTGCCCGGCGCGGCGGTGGCCGGCAGGGTCACGGTGAAGGCGAAGGTCACCGAACGGTTGGAGTCCAGTAGCTTCGGCGCGGTGCCGAGGGGTCGGGCGGTCCAGCCGGCGGGCACCGTCAGCTCGGTCCGCGGGGTGAAGACCGGCTGCGCGCCGTCGTTGCGGACGGTGACTTCGACCCGGGCCTGGTCGCCGCCGGCGACCATCGGGGCGGTCCCGGCCGGCACGGTGTCGCCGCCGACCTGGGTGACCTGCGGCAGACCGGCCACCACGTGCGGGACACCGGGCTTGCCCGTGGCTCGGCCGACCCGGAACAGGGCCGCGCCGTGGGCGGGGACGGCGGCACTGATGGTGCCGGCGCTCTCGGTGACCTGGTTGGTCCAGGCGTTCTTCAGGGTGAACCGGTCCCCGGACAGCCCGACCGCCGACGCCTTCGCGGTCAGCGTCGCCGGGCTGTCGCCCCGGTTCAGCAGCACCACGGCACGGTCACCGTTGGCGAGCCGCTTCACCCAGGTCTCCGTCGTGCCGGCGGGGCCGACGCGGACGGCCTGGACGACGGCGGGGTCCTGGTTGATCGCGAGCACGTCGGGGTCGGAGAGAGTGCTGAGCGAGGTCTTGCCCAGCTTGGTGACATCGCTGCCGATCACCAGCGGGGCAGCCGCCACCGACCAGAGCGTCATCTGGGTACGGAACTCCTCGTCGGACATTCCGTGTTCGGGCCCGAGGTAGTCCGGGTCGTTGAAGTGCCCGGGACCGGCGGCTTCGGGGTGCCGCGCGTTCGCGTCGTAGTTGCGCAGCACGTCCTTGAACTTGATCTCGTCGACGAAGCCCACGTCCGTGTAGGTCCGCCAGGACTCTGCGATCTTCGGGGCGTAGCTCCAG includes:
- a CDS encoding NPCBM/NEW2 domain-containing protein, whose amino-acid sequence is MKRHLTALLALVTGALAAAVPAPAQAAPAAAGAAVTAPASAQVLSPTPYMGWNTYYAFGGDPTEAEIKSTADFLVSSGLRDAGYQYVWIDGNWAAPTPRSAAGDLTPNPAQFPNGLSPLVDYIHSKGLKAGIYTDAGPYIPGKCGLGSHGYYQRDADQFAAWKFDAVKVDYLCGIAADLDPKTVYTQFAQALRNNASKRPMIFNLCNPVTSPDWGNYPEEQQSTYSWSYAPKIAESWRTYTDVGFVDEIKFKDVLRNYDANARHPEAAGPGHFNDPDYLGPEHGMSDEEFRTQMTLWSVAAAPLVIGSDVTKLGKTSLSTLSDPDVLAINQDPAVVQAVRVGPAGTTETWVKRLANGDRAVVLLNRGDSPATLTAKASAVGLSGDRFTLKNAWTNQVTESAGTISAAVPAHGAALFRVGRATGKPGVPHVVAGLPQVTQVGGDTVPAGTAPMVAGGDQARVEVTVRNDGAQPVFTPRTELTVPAGWTARPLGTAPKLLDSNRSVTFAFTVTLPATAAPGSTALTATTSYEVIGKKRLQQETTAPVVVAPAAPDGDVVLSHHQWISATSGWMSPTVDLSVGGWSPISMLGQVHPTGIGVASPSTIRYYLGDQCSRLTTTVGIDDAVRNVGPEGGTSTFQVIGDGKVLFDSGVLTRDDTRQADVDLTGVRVLDLVVGDAGDGGYNDRANWAGLNATC
- a CDS encoding S8 family peptidase, giving the protein MLLVAATPSASLALSAPTGTASSAAQLSASASAFGTGPEIKGTPAGTGAHRWIPLITGDRIAVNAKGEIVAARPAKGREDIPIRVETRDGHTYAMPDDARSLVQSGRVDRRLFDITTLSSPAYEQRHDLRLIVMYDAARPAARTALRSTGGAKVERTLPSVNADAVAAPANGTAELWAAVTDGAAGAAKRTVAPGIASVWLDSVVQASLDKSVPQIGGPEAWAAGFDGTGTRIAVLDTGVDTTHPDLAGQVVVERNFSDSPDAEDRFGHGTHVASITAGTGAKSGGTYKGVAPGARILSGKVLGDSGSGSMSQIIAGMEWAVAEKADVVNLSLGTWDSPEIDPAEEAVNRLSAESGTLFVIAAGNTGEQGPGTVGSPGSADAALTVGAVDKQDKLAPFSSTGPRVGDGGIKPDLTAPGVAIGAAAAHDSYLASVAPSVADGYMALNGTSMATPHVAGAAAILAQQHPDWTGDDIKDALVSSTTPGGYTPFEQGSGRVDLRKAIKQTVVARETSLSYGLAQWPHTDDQPLAKNLTYRNSGDSPVTLKLTVDATGPDGTPAPAGMFTTDGQVTVPAHGEATVKVTADTRLGGDTTGAFTGRLTATGDGQTVGTALAVDRESEMYTVTVKPLDRKGEPAPAPAWDAQLQGLSGLAKGASAVLYGDTYSVRLPKGRYFLNSMVRVDPEGTYSQGGDWFNQPNLDLTQDTTVTVDARTAKALDITVPDRSAQQIFGHFSAGIELPDGSDTLYGVFTSSLAKYRTAHLGPKAPAGDTLTQQLAVSFATGVNGHDEYSLVYQPTGDRYLTGFTHHAKSGEFAKVQVKLGAPAKGKFGFVTPITEGGAGLGAVHGLPYTGTLHLLSGTNAWQLGFMQVDANDSYESSYDALARTFKPGRSYEHVFNVGVFGPDLPEGAGLIGLLRADEAIDGRLPLFSDSEGNFSNNHSPIESARTYLYRNGELVNISLNPLDVFYVAENERADYRLTTSVKRGTVADVSTSLTASWTFSSEYAPGITKLPTSVVRFTPALSLDNTGKARGKTWVPVTVHGTAAGRNLKSLSVWASYDKGVNWQKLNVCDGRVQVTNPKAGGSVSFKAQAVDKQGNTVDETIIDAYLTK